The Myripristis murdjan chromosome 6, fMyrMur1.1, whole genome shotgun sequence sequence TGATGTTGTGGATGAAGAGCGGTATGATATTGGCCTCAAGGTgtccaaaaatgaaaaggaggtGAGTTGCTGGAGAATGACTAGCATGATATAAAGACACATAAGTGAAAAAGTTTCCAAAATATTGTGTCCTCAATGATGATTCATGAGTACACGTTCAAGGCAGTTTTGCAAGTCAAACCAGGGCTAAACGTGAACAAACACTGCCTCCTGATGGCTGCAGAGGGAATCAGAAGGCCTGAGAAATTGTTTGTGACATAAATGCAGCCTGTTGCTTTTCAGCTATCATTGTTTATCATTATCCCCATATTCTCACATTCTGTCAGCAGTCCTTGCTAACTCCATGGCATTTTGGGTATAAAAGCTAAGAACCAGTATTGAGCTAGAGGCTCATCAGAAGTAAAACCAGACCACGGCCAAACACAGTTCATCTAGTCTGAGCCAAGAGTCCACTGATGATAGACATTCTGTGAACCTTCAATCAAGTTTTAGTTtctttgttaattttgtttatttatttaattgttaatagattttttgttgtaaatttaTAGTTAATTTAAAGGTAGTAATCAGTGCAAGAATTACCCTGCGATATATGTGCTCTGGATCCCTTTGCCTGAAACTGTTGCTAATTCTGACATAAATGTATTAACCTGGAGTCTTAAATCACCCAAATGTACCCAAAGCACCCAAATGTGCTGGAACATTTGCCCAAAAGTGCCTTTATAtcacactaaaactctccattaaTACTCTTATCACCCAAAAGTGCCTCAAAGTGCTCAGTTATCCAAATGTATCCAAATGTATCCAAGTACCCAAAAGTGAGTAATTTGGGGCACGTCTGTGTACACCTGGGTATATTTCTGGGGTGCTTTAGGTTACATGTGGGTAACTGGTTTGGTACTGGTTTGGTGATTAATCTGAATATTAATGGAGAGTGTTCATGTGATACGAAGGTCTAAATCCTGACAAGATAACATTTTAAGAAGcacttttcagtcattttctgccatgaaatgaaaaaggatACTAGCCCCAAACTTCACCCACTGGAGGCTTCGGTACAAAATAATGATATTTGTAATGGCCTTCAAGAAAGGATATCGGTTGAATGTTATTACATATTTCAGCTGAATTTTAGAAATGGTAACCAaggtcattaattcattaatttccACTTTTAGAGGCATAAAGAGTTGCAGTGGTACATGCTGAATCTGGTGGTGCATGCTGTGGTGCATGTTTAATTCCCTGTCAAACTTTGGCTTCAAAGACATGCCTTTTCCTGGCTCCTTGTCTAAAGTGGGATGTGCTCCTCCTGAGCTTTCCTGTTCAAGTATTTGCCCACATTTGCCCACTGCCTGCACCTAAACATTTTAGAGTAAATGCATACAATAGTTCACTACAGTGGTCTAAACGTTTTAAATTAAGTGAGTGTGTAGTTGTCCACTACAGATATCTAAACAATTTAGTATGGAActgatgtaagaaaacataaatacactgaaaatCCATATATGGAAATGGCCAAAGGGCCAATTTAGGGGGAAAAACTATGGCAAATCCTGTGTGTTCACTGCCTTTGTGTACGGAACTGTATTGTTTGATTCATACTCcagtcatttttcatgtttctcacaGTTGCAATAGCTAtgttaatttgaaaataaaaacaaataaatgaattaactCATCATCCTATCTAATGTGGACATGTAATGCTGGGAATAGCACAGCCCTCTCTATCCCACCCCCTAGATTGAGAACATGCTGCTGAAGatcacagagctgcagagcaAGTTCAAGAAGCCAACCCTGAAGAGAGTGAAGATCTCTGCCGAGGCAATGCTGAGTGTCCTGCTGGGCTCCAAGCACAAGGAGTCTATTGACTTCAAAGCTAACCTCAAGACagtgaagaaggaggaggaaaaggtaaTCTTGGCTTTGCTCATACTTACCTTGCCGAAATGGCTCCTTAGAGGATCTGAAACTTTCAAGAAAATCCAAGCTGTAGCTATTTTTGATCgaatttgaaatgtatttgtagtactttttttttttttttttttttttttttgtaaacttgGCTGCATATCACTGACTTTTCCTGTTTCCAACAGAAAGAGGAGGTGACTGACTGGCGTAAGAATGTGGAAGCCATGTCTGGTATGGAGGGCAGAAAGAAGCTGTTTGATGCCTCGGGCAACTGAAAAAGTAGAAATGATTTTCTTATCATACTGTGCCTATGACGAATATTATCAATAATGCTGCATCCTATTTATGTGATATTGATTTATGAATTGCAGATACGCCAAAAATAGTCATACAATAGACTTGATCTTTGTAATGTATGGAAATAAAGTAAACACAACAGATGTCGACTGTTTGAAGAGAGCCTTAAGGCATTACATGTTCCTTTAATTTATTCAAATGCAAtacacattttcatgtttttttttttttttttttttttgcaggtttgCATGAGAATATTGATTTGGATATTTGTTATAAACAAACTGCTCCTTTTTGTGGTAACTGTTGTGCACTAGTCTAGTAACGATTACAGAATTTGTCCTGGTATTTCCAGTCTCACTTACACTTCTCTTTACTAGCCTTGTGATGGCAGCATAAGCTTTCAAACAACATGATCAATACTCAGCACTGTTAGACCTATACATTGTGCAGGAATGGTGTATGTCCATTGTAAATGAACAAGTAGAACATGTTATGACATATTGTCAAATGGCACAACACATTGCCCTGTTTGTTACTGAGATGGGACTGCATTGTATTCATGATTAGTATCTACAAAGTTGGGCCACAGCGAACTGATACCTTAATGAGAAGAAACCAATACTGTCATTACTGTAATCTGTGATCAAGACTGATCTGCTAATTTTATATGTACAATACTGCGCGACAGCACTTAAAAACCTAAGTTAAACCGTAACATACACCACTCTCTCTTCCTTGGTGAGGAGACTGAGGCACTCAGAAAGCATCACAGGTGGACAGCCACATGACAAGAACTTCACACATCATGCTTTGGGATGTGAGCGCCGCACAACAAGAATGGTGAGGGCAGAGGATCTATTTTAGTGAGCCACTCACATGAGCGCTGGAATCTATATATCTACCCTCTTTCTGTCCTTCTCGTCTCACAAAGACAGCCCTTGACTATTTGTCACCTAAGGTaaggatttttattttgaaataattcaGAGCATAAAGGGatcaaacaacaaatgaaagagtTTCATTCCACAATTATTgataaaaatggttaaattcaTCAGTCAgtatatttcaaaaacacagatgtgtgtttcCTAGTATTCAGATCATTCATAACTTTAAGAGTAACAAATGATGTTACTTTTAGGCCAGCAATCATTGCATAAAAATcaatgtcttcttttttttccaaatggtaGATACCTCTTTCTGGAGagtgtgattttttaaattctattttatttctggTTTAAGCAGCTGCCTGTACAATCCAAAGGAAGTCCAAGTTATAAATAACATGTCACTTGTGTATTTGATTTATGTGTTTTACTCTGCAAACTCTCACAATAGGATTGAGCTGGATGACATTTCTTTGCTAATACTTTTACAGTGCCATACTGTAATTGTAATGATTTGCCATAATATTTAGGCATTcccttgtgtttttgaaactgAGAAAAGAACATAACAAACTGTATGAATCCTGTTTTCTTCGACATGTTTATTACTCAAGTTAAGGAATTGTTACTACTTGTGTATTTGTCTTAGACTTTTTTCAGTCATAGGTTTGACCTTAAGATCATTCACTGAGTCCTCTGCACAGGGTTTACAAAATcccaatcaaaaacaaaattctgaTAAATTTAGCGAAAATATGATTATGACAACTAAATATGACACATTTTCCTGTTTATAGGAAAGGGTCAAGGAAATCTATTCTCTGATATAAtaagcagtatttttttttttacagtgttaaaATTAAGAGGAGACACATTTAACTGCAGCCATGTCTGAAGCGTAAGTGCTTTGTCTCATTTCCTTCGTCATACTATAACTGTCATATTTTCAGATGTTAAGATATCAGCAGTTTAGATTCATATTATCACAAAAATGTAACATAAtccacttctctttctctctctgatttaTGAATGCATCCTTCCTGATTGGATATAGGCCGGTAAGTTGATTCCCCCATCAGAGATAGaataaatcaatgaaatgtAATAGACTACTGATTTAATATTTCATGgccatttgtattttgtattataATTACCGCAATCCAAATAATACATGTACATCATGAAATCAATCCAATATTATGAGACATCAAACCCAGGCTGTAGTCAGCACTGTATATTGTATATGATTTTGGTATGACTATTGTGCAAACGTTTATGTGCAGAAAAGCTACAGCGCAGGATAAGACTACACTCTGAGACATGACCTGATTTGGCACAAATTTAgctaatttaattaaatatctTCAAACTATGAACAATGTTTAGTGAAACTTTCATTTTAAAGATAAGTACATATTATACACTTTTATTATAAATGGTTAACACTGGAAGTATGAATATTATGAATGTAACTGCCATCTTCTTTTCCAGAAAGCAAAGCCAAAAATATCTGCATCTCGCAGACTATACTTGAAGGtattgtgtgtgtacagtatgtgtgtgggtatgtgcatgcctgtgttcACGGGGTGCAGACAAGCCACTTAAAAGTAAAGTATTGCAGTACAGtgttacatttacattgcatAGCAATGTAAATGAGTCATTTAAAGTTTTGACATATAGCATAGCACTTAGGCCTAGTTATTTGTCACACAGTGAATGTGATTGTTTTACTGTAAGCAGACACTAACCAGTTGGCTAACATGCAGCTTTGTATGATGCACTGTGTGCCAGACCAAACTGCTAAAGAAGGCCATggtaatgctggagaatgacAAGCAAGAGAGGAAAGCTGAGCGAGAGAGAGTCCTTGGTGAGAGAGTCCCACCACTCCAGCTGTCAGGCCTGTCTCTGCAGGATCTACAGGTACAGTTTTCATGTTGGTGAGAGAAGACCTccaaaacaacagtaaaagGCCTCTGGCTTCCACTTCCTTTGCAATATCTAGCTAGCGATCCGTGGGCTTTCTAAGTCTGtcagttttgaatgaaaaaatgcaagCCAATCaatggtgttgttgtttttttttttttgttttttttttttcaatttacagttcattttattacaaaaacaatGAGCTACTCAGTTTTGCCCATATAGTCATTCCTATTTGGTTTGTGATTTAGCCACTTTAGCTAGTATCTTTTCTATGAATTCCAACAACTGGATATGGAAAGATAACAGCAAAAATGGACAGCACATAAGGTCACCACATTCTGTCTCCTCTGGTGATAATACTGAAATTAAAGCACTGCTCATTATTTTGGGGACCCCAGTTATGGAACTGATGTTCTAAATTACCCGATAACCTCCATACAGTATTTAATCTACATATTCTGAATTCAATCATGTGTCCTGTTGAATGGAAATAGAATTGAGTAGATTCTGCatgggcctttggttcatgGCAGGTCGCTGTATTTCTGGTTGGCTTCCCTTGCCAAGGTTTGACGCATTTGCTGCTGTCACCACGTCAGCAGACATGTTTGTTCCTGACACTGAAGGCAGCAAGCTTCACTTCCAGGCTGAGATGCACCGTGTGTGGCTAACGGATAACATGTTCTGTTGTCACAATATGTTTCAGCAAGAGACTTATACTGAGGTTCCACAGTGAACACAGGTCCCCAGTGTGAAAACTACATGGCTAACTGTATGAATATTACTAAGGCCATTGCTGAAAACTGCTCAGTCAAATTTCCCTGGATAAATCATGGTTAAAAATAACTAGTTGACAGaacacactgaaatataaatACCCAGTGAAGTAATTCTCCACCCTATGATGAAAAACCGTATGAAATATTAACTGTATATTCACCCAAAAAGAAATccatttttgtcaaaatgcctTGTGCTGTCCATTTGCACTTCAAGTCCTGTTATCCTTGCATCATATCTGTTAGTATGTTTCATGAAATATTGTTAAGTACTCAGTATTTTTTGTGGAACAATAAAATTCTACATTTGGTAATTAAAGGCCTGTGATatacattttctacagaatCTGTGCAAAGAGCTACACCAGAAAATTGACGTCGTTGATGAAGAGCGGTATGACATTGAGGCGAAAGTGTCCAAAAATGAGAGGGAGGTAACTGGTAtttgttctttctctttttacatGAAAACTGAGCACATTACAAACATCAGGGATGTGTATGTAATAAACATAAATTTCAGCAAAGCTTTGTCACTTGTTTTGTATTGGAAACAGATTCAGGACCTTTCTCAGAAAATTTATGAGCTGAAGGGCAAGATGAAGAGACCAAACCTGAGGAGAGTGAGGGTGTCTGCCGATGCCATGCTGGGAGCTCTGCTGGGAGCCAAGGTCAAAGAGTCCGTGGACTTCAAGGCCAACCTGAAGACtgtgaagaaggaggaggagaaggtaaGGGCTGCAGGCTTCATCAAAAATACTGGTTGCAGATATGATCATGGCTTTTGATGAAAAGTCAATATTGGACTGATACGATCCATCAAATGTTCCATTGTATGTCATATAATTTCATTTGAGTTTTGGCATGGTGGCTTTCAAGGCTGTAACAGACCACTTCCTCATATTACAGCTTGTTAAAGTGGACAAAATAAGTATACATGTAGCTGTGTTCTTGGCAAAATGAACTGATTCACAGTTAATTGTATTTTTGCCCCACAGAAAGAGGAGGTGACTGACTGGCGTAAGAATGTGGATGCCATGTCTGGTATGGAGGGCAGGAAGAAGCTGTTCGATGCTGGCCAGTAGATTTGTGGTTCACATGATTGTGAAGATGTTTGCTGCTCAATAATGGGTGGAACCATTTATTTGTGCGGCTGTTATTCGCTTTATGTAATGACAGTCAAAACAAAGACAGTTTTAACAGGTCTCTTGAATTGTGCcatgtttaatgtgttttcttgtcTAAATGGCAAACCTGTTAACTTCATATGAATACATATggatttaatgtttaatgtataTGTAAACATACTTTTCATAATTCGTTTATGAAAAAAGCATATGTATTTGCTGTATTAGAGCAGAATGTTGAAGTTTTTAGTTTATAGCACCCACATTGGTTCATGAACACAGCACCACTATTGGCTGCCCAGGTCGCCCATAGTGATGGTACTCACttgcttttattttacatgttaGATATGACCCAAAACAGATGGCACTAAAAAGCAAATGGAAATTACAAAACAGAATTTGCCACATTTGCTCACTTCGTCTGCTTGTTTTGCTTTCAAATACCACCAAGCACTGTGATCTTCCATTTAAGGATTAACACAAAAAACCAGTCACAACCAGACAGCATTTTCCTTTGctgttatcaaaaaaaaaaaaaaaaaaaaaaaaaaaaaagtggatacACATTCCAGGGGCAGCTAATGTTGGAGGCTCACTGTTCACGGAGTCAGGTCAAGgtgagcatgctgggaaattaATTCTGTACAAAACAGTCACATCTCAGATCTAAGAGGTGATGTTGAATAAGAAATTATATGTATCTGACAATAAAATTGGATTGACAGTGATCAGAAAAAAATTGCTTGAGGTGGCTTGGACTTCTTGCTCACAAAGTATGTATGTCACCTAAACGTAAGggttagtctgtgtgtgtgtgtgtatgtgtgtgtgtgcgtgtgtgtgtgtgtgtgtgtgtgtgtgtgtgtgtgtgtgagagagagagagagagagagagagagagagagagagagagagagagagagagatgggggcaGCGCTGTGGTGCATTTTGCAAAATCCAGGAAAACGTCTTCACACAATTTATACCAATATTTAAACATGGCTAATTTGGAGTATTGAAGACTTAGTTGGCTTTACAGATTCTGTAGGCCTACAACGGGCTTATTTCATTCAACCGAGGTcatagcgtttttttttttgttttgttttgttttgttttttaaacatatttttgtcaAATTCCTCCACTGCTTTCCACACACCTGCATTTGGAGCGGCTAACATTATAGAAATCCAATGTAACTTAGCTGGTATCTTATAAACTTGATTTTCTCAGCTGGCGTCCCTTGGATAAAGTTGACGAAATTAAAAGTCACACTGACGCCTGATACTAAAGACAATATATGTtatgtttgatattttattaTACTACTACTCTTGTTGTCTCCTATTCTCGTTGATAAAAACATCACCAGCCACTTCTCCGTCCAGCAAAGTAACGGTTGGCCGAAAGCCAcgccctcttcctcctccgcaGTCAGCGCGCGAGGCGGTTACCACTCCTAATATGGGCAGGACATTTGTACCGCCCACATACGTATACCCTGTTTTGATTGGACGAGGCGAAAGTCAATCTTCATCGTATATGGGAACACAGTGTAAGACAATTCAGGGGAGTGTAAACACTCACGTCTGAGCTGCATATCGGTCTGACTTCAAACTCAGGCAGGGTAAGgcaatattttcatattatcatattattttTGGTTGCAAGTATGCCAAAGGTTCTATGCCAAATAGCCATAATAGTGTTGCTTTTTGTTTCGTTCTGAGCGGCCATGTCTGCTAGTGCTGTCAGCACGATGATTCCTAACTTTGACTGGCGGTACATTGCAGTACATTCATCCAGCCATCCTAACAGGATGTTTGCTGGATTGGTAGCATGCTCTTCATCAGTGTCCATGATGTATTTACACACAAGTGACGCTAGCTATCATTGTTCATGTTGTAGCCATATCCATCACGTTAATAAGGGGGATGGCTGTGGTTATCTTTTTCTACCATGTCACTGCTCAACGTTTAAGGCAACCCCTAACCTTGTGCCCCTAGATCAGGTAGGGAGACCTATTACTGAGGCTGATACGTTGTCTATTAATAATTATATTCTATGTGATTTTGCAACTGGTGATACCTCAGTTTGTGTGAGACGTGGGACACTGGCATTGCTGGCTTAATAGTCCTTAACAAGCTTGTGTTTGTCTGGCCCTAAATCTGTGCAGGCTCCAGCCGCTGGTGCTTCTGATGTCCAAATACAAACTGTTTCTGCTGAGGCATGGGGAGGGTGCCTGGAACAAAGAGAACCGCTTCTGCAGCTGGGTGGATCAGAAGCTGAGTGAGGATGGGGTGAAGGAAGCCCAGGAGTGTGGCAGGCTCCTCAAGGAGCAGGGGTACAAGTTTGACATGGTGTTCACCTCCATACTCAGCCGCTCCATCCAAACAGCATGGCTGGTTCTGGAGGCTATGGGCCAGGAGTGGGTGCCCGTGGTCAAGTCCTGGAGACTGAATGAGCGTCACTATGGCGCCCTGATCGGCCTCAACCGGGCAGAGATGGCTCTCAACCATGGAGAGGAACAGGTGAAGCTGTGGCGAAGAAGCTATGACGTCACTCCACCCCCAATTGACGAATCCCACCCTTACTTCCTGGAAATCTACAATGACCGCAGATACACCACCTGCGACTTGCCAAAGGAGAACCTTCCTCGAGCAGAGAGCCTGAAGGAGGTGTTGGACAGACTGCTGCCGTACTGGAATAGCACTGTTGTGCCAGAGATACAGCGTGGTAGGACTGTGCTCATTTCCGCCCATGGAAATAGCTGCAGGGCCTTGTTGAAGCACCTGGAAGGTATGCTACTGAATTTCCCCCAACATCACCACTCTATGGGATTGTTCTCTCAGCTTTTGTCAGTAGTTGTCTTATTGTGTGGACTCAGGCTGCATTCGGTCCCATCAGCATGAAATTTTGCAAGCTGCTGTATCCTGTTAGGGGGGTTTTACGTTGCTGTTTCTAGTCCTCAGCTTCATTTAGTTGGGAAGAACATATTTCAGTTCCAGAAATGGAACGCTGAACCTGTGCAAAAAGGCCACTGAGTTTATGTTACACTAGGCTGTGGCTATGAAATCCACATTGACCTTTCAGCACACTCAGAAGCTTTGGGGACTCCATGTGTCGCAGGCCACTCAGTAACTTTATATATAGGCTGTTACATAATATCATGCACAACCCAGCAATCTATTAGGCattgtcatatatatatatactaatCAGCTAATACAATGTCATTACAACTTCTATGCATGTGACAGCATACAATTTTATCACCTACTAATAGCACTCCTTAGCAAAAGTTAATGACTTCTTTCTTCATCCAGACTCGCTGTTGTTTGTCTCGTGTGATTTGAATgactgcatgtaaacaccagAAATATTTCTATCCTTGCTTTTAACAGGTATATCAGATGACGACATAGTCAGTGTGACTTTGCCCACTGGGATACCCGTTTTGCTTGAGCTGGATGAAAATCTTCGACCTGTGAAGCCCCGGCAGCTCCTGGGAGACCAGGAGAAGATTCAGGCAGCTATTAAAAAGGTGGAGGACCAGGGAAAGGCCAAAACATCAACCTGACGCAGTCAGCTGGCTGTAAGGCTTACACGCTACATGTTGCCTGAGCCCAGTATTTGTTAGGTACAGTCAAAACCAGACTCTTAAAGAGACttacaaaaacattaatatgtaacagtaaatacagatttttaaTGAGATTCAAACAAGTTTAACACTGGCCTGAACAGGATTCAGGATGTGGGTGGTGCGGGTCTCACTGGTCCGACTTGGGAGAGAAGAGGTCAAGAAACTGGTACTGTAAGTGTCGGCGCTGTGTGCAATTGTGTTGTGTGATATGTAAGCACTGAAGAAGTGCTTGGTTTTAATCGGATATGGATGCCCATCCTCTTAAATTATGCGTGTATGGATCATGTACAGAAGTTATCTATGAAGATGACTCATGTATGTAGATACTATGCAGGTAAAAGGTCAAGTGATGAAGCTCATACATGCTAAAATGCTGCATGTAATGCAGTGCTTTTCCTTACTGGAAAGACATTTAAACTTAAGCTCACTGTTACTGTTAATTTATTTGGAGAAATTTCCCATGCATTTTAAATGTGCCTTCAGGATTAATTGGGTTAGTACTCTATTTCAGCTAGCTTTTAAAAGCACTTTACAAGTAGAGTATCAAATAGGTCTCATTATGATtttatgtaaaagtaaaaagcactTGGTTAACAAATCTTACCTCATATAATTTGGTTGCAAGGCCATTCATTCCAAGAACAGAGGCTAATTATGAGCCACAGAAATGCTGTAAATATGCTCTGCCTCTGAAATCTTGTCCTTTGTGGGTTTCCCACCCTCCTAAATGACCTGTATGGTGAGAGCAATGTTTTATCAAGGGGCAAACAAGAATCTGTAAGACAATTGAATCAGTACTGTTTGCAGAGCATTTTTGACATTAAAAACTTAGTTTAAACAGATTTGATTAAACAACCATGACTACAGGCACTAACATGATAATTAACTTAGGCTGTGTTTTTAGGGAAGTTCTAAAATTTTTTGTGGCAATCTTCCCCTTGCTAATTCACTGCAACAACTATGGATATGAATGGTAAATAACATTATTTTGGATAAACAAAGCAAACCATCTTGATGTTCATCTTCATTAGTGATTTTATCCATtcaaatgtaattattatttgatGTCACTGTACTGTTGCTTATGCACTATCAACATGAGTGAACATGTTGCTGAACACTCCTAGTCCTCACATATATGTCTTACACTTCTCTGTTACTTGTaatgttgtgttgctgtgtggcaCAGGCTACTGTTGTATTATGTCTCTTGTTTGTAGAGTAAGCACTGTGCACctctgtgtcttttgttttcccctttttggTTGTTGATTGTCTCTGCTGTAGTTATTTTGTCCACTGGTGTTTTAGGTCAAAAAGGGGATTAAAGATGCATTTAGAAGATTAATTTGTAGATAAAACGCAGAAAACATTGTAATACTCTTTAAGATGACATAAAATGTCATTAATGTCATCTCCACTGTCTTCACTTCACCATAAGATAGTTTGCATGATGAAATAAAAGAGTTAAATTTCCTTAATGAAGTGAGCTTTTGTCTTTGCCCATTTGTCTTATAATTAATAATGAAGTTAAGCATCAGACCAGATCATGTATAATTACTCACTGGTAAGGCATGCCAGATTGAGACAGCTGTAAAAATCTTTGAACGAGCAACGGgaacaaactgcaaaataaacagTAGTGCTCTTTAGGAAGTTCAGACATGAGATCTGGTTGATTTTAGCTCAATGGAAGCAGGACATAATTGAACGTGTTTGATTACCACAGATGGATTCAAGCGAGTGGCCCTTCATTTTTAAACTATTTCTGTTATGTACGAACCAATGGGACTCTGCCAGGGACAAACCCTCCTACTTAATGTAAAGGATTTGAAATAAAGGAGGAAAGTGACCagcatgttttttcatttacatttctgtGGCAGTAATGACGTCATGTATCTTGGCAGATGTGAACTATATGGcatgccattttattttataatatttgaGTTTAAGTAAAGAATCAAATTAGTGAATTTTATACCTTTATTTGGCTACACTATGCCAGAATTTGTTTGGGTAGGAGTCATAATGTAAAATATCTCACTCTCTTTACTCTTCTGTTTTGACAGCATCATCATTGCTGCCTTTCTGTATCACAGTTTTGCAAATACATTATGGACCACTGGTACTTGCCAATATCTTATTCAGAgaagggcttttattttgtaactaTGCACCATCCAGGCACATCTTTTCACCCAGTCACAATATCTGTCATTTTACATCAGTCACCAAACCTGCATTAACACCATCAGCCAAAGGCAATCATGGAACTTCAACTTGCCTGACAATTTCTGGATTCATTACACAAATAATCGGCATGCGATATGTACAGTGATGTAGTAGTGAGTAAACTATCTTCTCATGTTGGTAATGGTCATAAGCGGGACAAAAACACCAACATTGAGAA is a genomic window containing:
- the LOC115360560 gene encoding troponin I, slow skeletal muscle-like; its protein translation is MSEAPKAKPKISASRRLYLKTKLLKKAMVMLENDKQERKAERERVLGERVPPLQLSGLSLQDLQNLCKELHQKIDVVDEERYDIEAKVSKNEREIQDLSQKIYELKGKMKRPNLRRVRVSADAMLGALLGAKVKESVDFKANLKTVKKEEEKKEEVTDWRKNVDAMSGMEGRKKLFDAGQ
- the bpgm gene encoding bisphosphoglycerate mutase encodes the protein MSKYKLFLLRHGEGAWNKENRFCSWVDQKLSEDGVKEAQECGRLLKEQGYKFDMVFTSILSRSIQTAWLVLEAMGQEWVPVVKSWRLNERHYGALIGLNRAEMALNHGEEQVKLWRRSYDVTPPPIDESHPYFLEIYNDRRYTTCDLPKENLPRAESLKEVLDRLLPYWNSTVVPEIQRGRTVLISAHGNSCRALLKHLEGISDDDIVSVTLPTGIPVLLELDENLRPVKPRQLLGDQEKIQAAIKKVEDQGKAKTST